One window of Chryseobacterium indologenes genomic DNA carries:
- the truB gene encoding tRNA pseudouridine(55) synthase TruB — MTAEELKSGYIFLLDKPLDWTSFQAVNKMKYKLKREFDLPKKFKIGHAGTLDPRATGLLIVCCGKFTKKITEIQDAPKEYWTEIKIGVQTESYDTEKPEILHQDISHITEEQVKEVLEKFVGEIEQKPPVYSAIKIDGERAYNLARAGEEVEMKARKTTIHYIKDVKIDFPLVSFMVGCSKGTYIRSLAHDIGQELGVGAYLTQLRRTKIGDYAIENATDQFLNNEYRFENL, encoded by the coding sequence ATGACTGCTGAAGAACTGAAATCAGGATACATTTTTTTATTGGATAAGCCTTTGGACTGGACTTCCTTCCAGGCTGTCAATAAAATGAAATATAAACTTAAAAGGGAGTTTGATCTTCCTAAAAAATTTAAAATCGGGCATGCAGGAACTTTAGATCCCAGAGCAACAGGGCTTCTGATTGTCTGCTGTGGAAAATTCACCAAGAAAATTACTGAAATCCAGGATGCTCCTAAAGAATACTGGACGGAGATTAAGATCGGAGTACAGACAGAATCCTACGATACTGAGAAACCGGAAATCCTTCATCAGGATATCTCTCATATTACTGAAGAACAGGTAAAAGAGGTACTGGAAAAGTTTGTTGGAGAAATTGAACAGAAACCACCCGTTTATTCAGCCATTAAAATTGATGGTGAAAGAGCTTACAATCTAGCAAGGGCTGGGGAAGAAGTGGAAATGAAGGCCAGAAAAACCACCATTCATTATATTAAAGATGTTAAGATAGATTTTCCTTTAGTAAGTTTCATGGTAGGCTGTTCAAAAGGAACCTATATCAGAAGTCTTGCACACGATATAGGGCAGGAATTAGGAGTAGGAGCCTATTTGACTCAATTAAGACGTACTAAAATCGGAGACTATGCTATTGAAAACGCTACAGATCAGTTTTTAAATAACGAGTACAGATTTGAAAATCTATGA
- a CDS encoding DUF3098 domain-containing protein encodes MSKKTNKFSASDFGHEAEVPQQNAFYFGPQNFKWMLIGLAFIVVGFLLMMGPDANTVDGKFDPNSWNDDIFSIRRIRIAPLFVVIGFVIEVYAILKRK; translated from the coding sequence ATGAGCAAAAAAACAAATAAATTTTCCGCTTCAGACTTTGGACATGAAGCTGAAGTACCACAGCAAAACGCTTTCTATTTCGGACCGCAGAATTTCAAGTGGATGCTGATAGGACTGGCATTTATTGTCGTAGGATTTCTATTGATGATGGGCCCGGACGCCAATACGGTAGATGGTAAATTTGACCCGAACTCATGGAATGATGATATCTTTTCTATCAGAAGAATCAGAATAGCACCTCTGTTTGTTGTTATAGGATTTGTAATAGAAGTATACGCTATCTTAAAAAGAAAATAA
- the rsmA gene encoding 16S rRNA (adenine(1518)-N(6)/adenine(1519)-N(6))-dimethyltransferase RsmA, whose protein sequence is MSVKAKKHLGQHFLTDENIARKIVEGLSFENYNNIMEVGPGMGVLTKYLLEKDQNIYLAEIDTESIEYLKKNYTKVTEETFVGDFLKQDFSFIKDDQIAIIGNFPYNISSQILFQIVDHYQLIPEMVGMFQKEVAERTAAVPRTKDYGILSVLIQAYYDVSYMFTVHENVFNPPPKVKSGVIRLTRNPKEGLAGNEILFKQIVKTGFNQRRKKLSNALKSLNIPEALKGHEFLDKRAEELSVADFIHFANLWKENQ, encoded by the coding sequence TTGAGTGTAAAAGCAAAAAAACATCTTGGACAGCACTTCCTGACAGATGAAAACATCGCAAGAAAAATTGTAGAAGGTCTTAGTTTTGAGAACTATAATAACATCATGGAAGTAGGTCCCGGAATGGGAGTTCTTACCAAATATCTTCTTGAAAAAGATCAGAACATTTACCTTGCAGAGATCGATACAGAGTCTATCGAATACCTGAAAAAAAATTATACAAAGGTTACTGAAGAGACTTTTGTGGGAGATTTCCTGAAACAGGACTTCAGTTTTATCAAAGATGATCAGATTGCCATCATTGGTAATTTCCCCTATAATATCTCTTCTCAGATCCTGTTTCAGATTGTAGATCATTATCAACTGATTCCGGAAATGGTAGGAATGTTTCAGAAAGAAGTGGCTGAGAGAACGGCAGCCGTTCCGAGAACTAAAGATTACGGTATTCTTTCTGTTCTGATACAGGCTTATTATGATGTATCCTATATGTTTACAGTACATGAAAATGTCTTCAATCCGCCACCAAAAGTAAAATCCGGAGTCATCCGTCTTACAAGAAATCCAAAGGAAGGTCTTGCAGGCAATGAAATTCTTTTTAAGCAGATTGTAAAAACAGGATTCAACCAGAGAAGAAAAAAATTGTCTAATGCATTGAAATCCTTAAATATTCCAGAAGCTTTAAAAGGCCATGAGTTTTTGGATAAGAGAGCGGAAGAACTCAGTGTTGCAGATTTTATACACTTCGCTAATCTCTGGAAAGAAAATCAATAA
- the rluF gene encoding 23S rRNA pseudouridine(2604) synthase RluF, which yields MEKTRINKYLSEVGYCSRRAADKLLEEGRIKINGKIPEMGTKVSDEDLVEVDGKAIREPQEKPVYIVFNKPVGIVCTTDTKREKNNIVDYINHPKRIFPIGRLDKPSEGLILLTSDGDIVNKILRARNNHEKEYIVRVDKPINPRFLEKMRNGVPILDTVTKKCEVEKIDDMNFRIVLTQGLNRQIRRMCEYLGYEVKKLKRIRIMNIKLDLPIGKWRDLTDDELNALNSMLTDSSKTFD from the coding sequence ATGGAAAAAACGCGCATCAATAAATATTTATCAGAAGTAGGATACTGTTCCAGACGAGCAGCAGATAAGCTTTTGGAAGAGGGCAGGATCAAAATAAACGGAAAAATTCCCGAGATGGGAACAAAAGTTTCCGATGAAGATCTTGTGGAAGTAGATGGTAAAGCTATCAGAGAACCTCAGGAGAAGCCGGTATATATCGTTTTTAATAAACCGGTAGGAATTGTATGTACTACGGATACAAAACGTGAGAAAAATAACATCGTAGATTATATTAACCACCCGAAAAGGATTTTTCCTATCGGAAGATTAGATAAGCCAAGTGAGGGACTGATCTTACTGACAAGTGATGGTGATATCGTTAATAAAATTCTGAGAGCCCGTAATAATCACGAAAAAGAATATATTGTTCGTGTAGATAAACCGATCAATCCGAGATTTTTGGAAAAAATGCGCAATGGAGTTCCTATTCTGGATACCGTAACCAAAAAATGTGAGGTAGAAAAGATTGATGATATGAATTTCAGAATTGTTCTTACTCAAGGACTCAACAGACAAATCCGGAGAATGTGCGAATATCTCGGATATGAAGTCAAAAAACTGAAGCGAATCCGTATCATGAACATCAAACTAGACCTCCCGATTGGAAAATGGAGAGATCTTACAGATGATGAACTGAATGCACTGAATTCTATGCTTACAGATTCCAGTAAAACATTCGACTAA
- a CDS encoding helix-hairpin-helix domain-containing protein, giving the protein MMRKSYYQKLAFMVTLLTILLAYQKYTSREKEPFPDVKFITSSSNSAKLSDFDPNTLDKEQWQKLGFSEKQTATILKYKDIVGGKFMSKEQLKKCYAISDEKFRELESFILLPEITENGKPKGFNAYGKKKITISGKFNPDRFSANDWLKMGFSERQAEAILKYRNYLGGSFISKEKFKECFIISPENYSKLEPYLLLPAKTPETFQNSAKNSTVKTKIQYHSFDPNQLDLEGWKAFGFSEKQAITIINYRDRNLRGSFKSLDDLQKCFVISAEKFQEMKPYIKLQEKQQEKTDFSKTDLNKITFRQLIEFGLDERSAGSIIGFRKKLGGFINKQQILSTYNIDQDLVQKLISIAPLNSSDVPRYSLVDAPEEWLKNHPYFKYSADKIIFYRISNPDDRKIWKLLKLKPEYEERMRLYVK; this is encoded by the coding sequence ATGATGAGAAAAAGCTATTACCAGAAATTGGCATTTATGGTCACATTGCTGACTATTTTATTGGCCTATCAGAAATATACCAGCCGGGAAAAAGAACCTTTTCCTGATGTAAAGTTTATTACTAGTTCTTCAAATTCTGCGAAACTATCAGATTTTGATCCCAATACACTGGACAAAGAGCAATGGCAGAAACTTGGTTTTTCAGAAAAGCAGACTGCTACAATTCTTAAATATAAAGATATTGTAGGGGGAAAGTTTATGTCAAAAGAACAGTTGAAAAAATGTTACGCTATTTCTGACGAGAAATTCAGGGAGTTGGAATCATTCATTTTACTTCCTGAAATAACAGAGAATGGAAAACCAAAAGGATTCAATGCGTATGGAAAGAAAAAAATTACGATTTCAGGGAAATTCAATCCTGATCGGTTTTCTGCTAATGACTGGCTAAAAATGGGTTTCAGTGAAAGACAGGCAGAAGCTATTTTAAAATACAGAAATTATCTGGGAGGCAGCTTTATCAGCAAGGAGAAGTTTAAAGAATGTTTTATCATCTCTCCGGAAAATTACAGCAAGCTGGAGCCTTATTTACTTTTACCTGCAAAAACTCCTGAAACTTTTCAAAATTCAGCAAAGAACAGTACGGTTAAAACCAAAATCCAGTACCATTCTTTTGATCCTAATCAACTGGATCTGGAGGGCTGGAAAGCTTTTGGATTTTCAGAAAAGCAAGCCATTACCATCATTAATTACCGGGACAGAAATCTACGGGGAAGCTTTAAAAGCCTAGACGATCTGCAGAAATGTTTTGTGATTTCTGCTGAGAAATTTCAGGAAATGAAACCTTATATCAAACTCCAGGAAAAGCAGCAGGAAAAAACCGATTTTTCAAAAACAGATCTCAATAAAATTACTTTCAGACAACTTATAGAATTTGGACTGGATGAAAGAAGCGCGGGTTCTATTATCGGTTTCAGAAAAAAACTAGGGGGCTTTATCAATAAGCAACAGATTTTAAGTACATACAATATTGATCAAGATCTTGTTCAAAAGCTGATCTCAATTGCACCATTAAATTCCTCAGATGTACCCAGATATTCATTAGTGGATGCCCCCGAAGAATGGCTTAAAAATCATCCCTATTTCAAATATTCTGCAGACAAAATCATTTTCTACCGTATCAGTAATCCTGATGATAGAAAAATATGGAAACTTTTAAAACTGAAACCTGAGTATGAAGAAAGAATGAGATTATATGTAAAATAG
- a CDS encoding undecaprenyl-diphosphate phosphatase — MDLIKAIIIAIVEGLTEYLPISSTAHMGFTANLMGLEETEFLKMFQVSIQFGAILSVVVAYWKKFFDLNNIQFYFKLAFAVVPALVLGYLFDDKIEAVLGNQIAISSVLVLGGVVLLFADKWFKNPKIDDEKGITIRKAVTIGFWQCLAMMPGTSRSAASIIGGMTQGLTRKAAAEFSFFLAVPTMLAVTVYSVFVKTWGKETANPQKGYEMIMASQDHIMIFVVGNVVAFIVALIAIKAFIGVLNKYGFKPWGWYRIFVGVALLIYFYFFK, encoded by the coding sequence ATGGATTTAATCAAAGCAATTATTATTGCCATTGTAGAAGGGTTAACGGAATATCTTCCGATTTCTTCTACCGCACACATGGGATTTACGGCCAACCTTATGGGTCTTGAAGAAACAGAATTTTTAAAAATGTTTCAGGTATCCATTCAGTTTGGAGCTATTTTATCAGTGGTAGTGGCCTACTGGAAAAAGTTTTTTGACTTAAACAATATTCAGTTCTATTTTAAACTTGCTTTTGCTGTAGTTCCGGCGCTGGTTTTAGGATATTTATTTGATGATAAAATTGAAGCTGTGCTGGGGAATCAGATCGCTATTTCTTCAGTGTTGGTTTTAGGAGGTGTTGTTTTACTGTTTGCTGACAAATGGTTTAAAAACCCTAAAATAGACGACGAAAAAGGAATTACCATAAGAAAAGCAGTAACCATTGGTTTCTGGCAATGTCTTGCGATGATGCCCGGAACAAGCCGTAGTGCGGCTTCTATCATTGGAGGAATGACACAGGGGCTTACCAGAAAAGCTGCTGCAGAATTCTCTTTCTTCCTTGCTGTACCTACCATGCTGGCAGTAACGGTATATTCAGTTTTTGTTAAAACCTGGGGAAAAGAAACGGCAAATCCGCAGAAAGGATATGAAATGATTATGGCGTCACAGGACCACATTATGATCTTTGTGGTAGGAAATGTTGTCGCGTTTATCGTAGCACTTATCGCTATCAAAGCATTCATTGGAGTGCTTAATAAATACGGATTTAAACCTTGGGGCTGGTACCGTATTTTTGTTGGAGTTGCTCTATTGATTTATTTTTATTTCTTTAAATAA
- a CDS encoding cell division protein FtsX, whose amino-acid sequence MAKSVDEFNKKRLRSSNITVVISIALVLFLLGLMGLILINAQKYSDYIKEQLVVNAYFDENYDAKDSVKIAKLEEETFKKVQTLAPVKKATYISRDMAAKEAKKSMGIDSDALFEENIFPSSIEVALKPEFVDPAKIDEAIKEIKSVPGIIDVKNDSTLMVDVYNNLSRILKWIFGFSILFLVLAVVLINNSIRLKIFSKRFIIKTMQLVGAKRRFILKPFIIEAIILGAIGSVIGLIALGGVWYYFTSQIGSAFVQDNNQYFWLVILVLGVGVFISVLSTIFATWRFLKSNVDDLYYS is encoded by the coding sequence ATGGCTAAATCTGTAGATGAATTTAATAAGAAAAGGCTTCGGTCCAGCAATATTACAGTAGTGATAAGTATTGCCTTAGTGTTATTTTTGTTAGGATTAATGGGGCTTATTTTAATTAATGCCCAGAAGTATTCTGACTATATCAAAGAACAGTTGGTGGTGAACGCCTACTTTGATGAAAATTATGATGCTAAAGATTCTGTAAAAATTGCAAAACTGGAGGAAGAAACTTTTAAAAAGGTACAGACACTAGCTCCGGTAAAAAAAGCAACCTATATTTCAAGAGACATGGCTGCAAAAGAAGCCAAGAAAAGTATGGGAATTGACAGTGATGCATTGTTTGAAGAAAATATCTTCCCATCTTCTATTGAAGTTGCTTTAAAACCTGAATTCGTAGATCCGGCAAAAATTGATGAGGCTATTAAAGAGATCAAATCAGTTCCAGGAATTATCGATGTTAAGAACGACAGTACCCTGATGGTAGATGTTTACAATAACCTGAGCAGGATCTTAAAGTGGATCTTCGGATTTTCAATTCTGTTCCTGGTATTGGCTGTTGTATTGATCAACAACTCTATCCGTCTGAAAATATTTTCAAAGAGATTTATTATTAAAACAATGCAGCTGGTAGGAGCGAAAAGAAGATTCATCCTTAAGCCTTTCATCATAGAAGCCATCATTTTAGGAGCTATTGGCTCTGTAATTGGTCTTATAGCTTTAGGTGGTGTCTGGTATTATTTCACAAGCCAGATTGGTTCTGCTTTCGTACAGGACAACAACCAGTATTTCTGGTTAGTAATCTTGGTATTGGGAGTAGGAGTTTTTATCTCTGTCTTAAGTACAATTTTCGCTACATGGAGGTTCTTAAAATCAAACGTTGACGATTTATATTACTCTTAA
- a CDS encoding YncE family protein, whose protein sequence is MKLKFIVALLFVTLITFTSCLNEHDPDHSHDSSFYIDYRSLKGLPDGIAVIELDPEAPNFGNISSRLELGVGVLPHHIYYNQNAKKMFTTALGGSYLYEIKTGKDQNGLPKLIDATPIDTGENTVGENIFFTTDGRYFMTFMGGAGGPKDGSIGVFNANNNQLIKTIKAPIQANPNKFIMYPHGISINEEKGLMMVSSTIHPDLTTGMGNTCTLLDLNTYEIKETYQVADSPTDLSAPVEVLLLRGKFPQYALATTMLGGDIWIAPYNTATKKYDAFTKIFDGSTKGLGWALEMYIDDSNKLYVSFADPGKVLVFDINNLPQLKLLKTFDADKGAHHMAFFKTKSGKEVVAVQNNLLDLPNLNSGTISVIDINTGKTLGTVDLRNRYGILPESIEGTNGPSSYMHH, encoded by the coding sequence ATGAAATTAAAATTTATTGTAGCCCTTTTATTTGTGACTTTGATAACTTTTACCAGTTGTCTAAATGAGCACGATCCGGATCATTCACATGATTCTTCCTTTTACATTGATTACAGAAGCTTAAAAGGATTACCAGACGGAATTGCCGTTATAGAACTCGATCCTGAAGCCCCGAATTTTGGAAATATCAGCAGCAGGCTTGAATTGGGTGTTGGTGTATTACCACATCATATTTATTATAATCAAAACGCAAAAAAAATGTTCACTACTGCTTTGGGTGGCAGTTATCTCTATGAGATAAAAACGGGAAAAGATCAAAATGGGCTGCCAAAATTAATTGATGCAACGCCTATTGATACTGGTGAGAATACGGTAGGAGAAAATATATTTTTCACAACTGACGGAAGGTATTTTATGACCTTTATGGGAGGGGCAGGAGGCCCTAAGGATGGCAGCATAGGTGTTTTTAATGCTAATAATAATCAACTGATCAAAACAATTAAAGCACCAATTCAGGCTAATCCCAATAAGTTTATAATGTATCCGCATGGTATTTCAATTAATGAAGAAAAAGGATTAATGATGGTCAGCTCAACCATTCATCCGGACCTCACTACAGGAATGGGCAATACCTGTACTTTATTAGATCTGAACACTTATGAAATAAAAGAAACCTATCAGGTAGCAGACTCCCCAACTGATTTATCTGCTCCTGTGGAAGTGTTATTATTACGCGGAAAGTTTCCACAGTATGCACTTGCTACAACAATGCTTGGCGGAGATATCTGGATTGCTCCATACAATACTGCCACTAAAAAATATGATGCTTTTACTAAGATCTTTGACGGAAGCACAAAAGGTTTAGGCTGGGCACTCGAAATGTATATTGATGATTCAAACAAACTGTATGTGAGTTTTGCAGATCCTGGAAAGGTACTTGTCTTTGATATAAATAATCTTCCCCAATTAAAGCTTTTAAAGACTTTTGATGCTGATAAAGGAGCACACCATATGGCTTTCTTTAAAACCAAGTCAGGAAAAGAAGTGGTAGCAGTACAAAATAACCTGTTGGATCTCCCTAATCTGAACTCAGGAACCATTAGTGTAATTGATATCAACACAGGAAAAACCTTAGGTACAGTCGATTTGCGTAACCGCTATGGAATATTGCCGGAATCCATTGAAGGCACCAATGGACCAAGCAGTTATATGCATCATTAA
- a CDS encoding T9SS type A sorting domain-containing protein: MKKFYIGAFTLCTVLGISAQEVVWQKDIKSSTQDFLSQVTTTIDQQYLITGSSIQSNKQQTSGNKQNNGYDFHLVKLNQQGDEVWEKYFSGQNHDYLSATVTTQDGGFLLAGTSYSGKGLDKKDDSKGGSDIWLIRINEFGDELWQKTLGSSSDEEARAVIQTTDLGFFVAGNVQNSSKGYGSKDVLITKLDKNGKELSQLILGGKGLDEVEKMIPTKDGGALLGIYSRSSEVRVSGSEKSQMRDAGSVSNGQNSNPVSRNSKQTENFGEGDYWIAKLDKNGKVEWEKNFGGKGDDHIRTLALTLNGFVIGGESRSERSGNKTVGLEEGTDLWLISLNERGDEQWQKSYNFKNRDILMGMSVLHSADDKSSKGILLGGYTQAEGRIQPDDETFWMLYLDHNGNEQWRKHIKGESRKKEERLSDLKLNRDGSIVLAGTSAEELGKENWKIVKLGDKQVDQLIEKYDIKIYPNPVSDYAYVEIGFDFKDADILLYDMSGRQLQNLKTKNRVTKINTQALVQGAYLVTIKTDNNKTANAKLIKK; the protein is encoded by the coding sequence ATGAAAAAATTCTATATAGGTGCATTCACTTTATGCACGGTCTTGGGCATCTCTGCCCAGGAAGTGGTATGGCAGAAAGACATCAAATCCTCTACCCAGGATTTTCTTAGTCAGGTTACTACAACAATCGATCAGCAGTATCTTATAACGGGAAGCTCTATCCAAAGTAATAAGCAGCAAACATCAGGAAATAAGCAAAACAACGGTTACGATTTTCATCTTGTAAAACTGAATCAACAGGGAGATGAAGTCTGGGAAAAATATTTCTCAGGACAAAATCATGATTATCTGTCAGCAACTGTTACTACACAGGATGGAGGGTTTCTATTAGCCGGAACATCCTATTCAGGAAAAGGCTTAGATAAAAAAGACGATTCTAAAGGAGGATCTGATATCTGGCTGATCAGAATCAATGAATTTGGTGATGAATTGTGGCAGAAAACACTCGGAAGTTCTTCAGACGAAGAAGCAAGAGCCGTTATCCAGACCACCGATTTGGGATTCTTTGTTGCAGGGAATGTTCAAAACTCTTCAAAAGGTTACGGTTCAAAAGATGTTTTGATCACAAAACTAGATAAGAATGGAAAAGAACTCTCCCAATTAATTTTAGGCGGAAAAGGTTTAGACGAAGTAGAGAAAATGATTCCAACGAAAGATGGCGGAGCCTTACTGGGAATTTATTCAAGAAGTTCCGAGGTTCGTGTTTCGGGATCTGAAAAGTCTCAGATGCGAGATGCGGGTTCTGTGTCAAACGGTCAAAATTCGAATCCCGTATCGCGAAACTCGAAACAAACTGAAAACTTTGGTGAAGGTGACTATTGGATTGCCAAGCTCGATAAAAACGGAAAAGTGGAATGGGAAAAGAACTTTGGAGGCAAAGGAGATGATCATATCAGAACGCTGGCACTAACTTTAAATGGCTTTGTTATCGGTGGAGAATCCAGATCGGAAAGATCAGGAAACAAAACGGTTGGATTGGAAGAAGGAACAGACCTTTGGCTGATTTCTTTAAATGAAAGAGGCGATGAACAGTGGCAAAAATCCTACAATTTCAAAAACAGAGATATCCTGATGGGAATGAGTGTCCTTCATTCTGCAGATGATAAATCTTCCAAAGGAATTTTATTAGGAGGCTATACTCAGGCTGAAGGAAGAATACAACCCGATGATGAAACGTTCTGGATGTTGTATCTAGATCATAATGGTAATGAACAGTGGAGAAAGCATATCAAAGGAGAATCCAGAAAGAAGGAAGAGAGACTATCTGACTTAAAGCTCAACAGAGACGGTTCAATTGTTCTGGCTGGGACCAGTGCAGAAGAGCTTGGGAAAGAGAATTGGAAGATTGTGAAACTAGGAGACAAGCAGGTTGATCAGTTAATCGAAAAATATGATATCAAGATTTATCCAAATCCTGTATCTGATTATGCTTACGTAGAAATTGGTTTTGATTTTAAAGATGCTGATATTCTGTTGTATGATATGTCTGGAAGACAACTGCAAAATCTGAAAACAAAGAACAGAGTGACAAAGATTAACACTCAGGCTTTGGTTCAGGGAGCTTATCTGGTGACTATAAAAACTGATAACAACAAAACGGCGAATGCTAAGTTGATAAAGAAATAA